From one Sediminispirochaeta bajacaliforniensis DSM 16054 genomic stretch:
- a CDS encoding DUF2997 domain-containing protein, which produces MAKKEELEITIGENGEVSLHVTGVAGAGCTKLTEELEDALGVVTRRELTGDYYRQEEETSVEIHTDEGKGS; this is translated from the coding sequence ATGGCAAAGAAGGAAGAGCTTGAGATCACCATAGGGGAAAATGGGGAAGTGTCACTGCACGTTACCGGTGTGGCAGGGGCTGGATGTACCAAGTTGACCGAGGAGCTGGAAGATGCCCTTGGGGTGGTGACCAGGCGGGAGCTGACCGGTGACTATTACCGACAGGAGGAAGAGACATCTGTTGAGATCCATACCGACGAGGGGAAAGGGTCATGA
- a CDS encoding DUF6760 family protein — protein MGVASPGGSVSRLSAQIYREAAYIAYHFGWGRKEVLEMSHRERQRWLREIGRINEEVNAASRRRGEALLKSREERLEAGRM, from the coding sequence GTGGGAGTTGCATCTCCCGGGGGAAGTGTAAGCCGCCTTTCGGCACAGATATACCGGGAGGCGGCGTACATAGCCTATCACTTTGGGTGGGGCCGGAAAGAGGTGCTTGAGATGAGCCACCGTGAGCGACAGAGGTGGCTGAGAGAGATAGGACGAATCAACGAAGAGGTAAATGCAGCGAGCCGGAGACGAGGCGAGGCGCTGCTGAAAAGTCGAGAAGAGCGCCTTGAAGCAGGGCGGATGTAA
- a CDS encoding eCIS core domain-containing protein yields the protein MGETEKYRNVINRAIASYQRFLERVESGLRPKTVIPVDRSRPLPLLNEYAAEYEGYDNALGLDATLKEQFERAFGADFSKVKIHTGHYANELTRNARAEAVTIGNDIYFAGGLYAPDTEQGIALLGHELQHVLQNQKKDRMVYLEDVALAEYEAEVVEELLGNLRMHNISAALLHDEADPRVGGAEEGQAAAEAAETSGVSSEAGKGDVSFSDFRGRNERAMLKYHMSTGETLELSLEEYEQGKDLIMAGLEEELREKKMVLPRKAYEEKVLRFLEYMKEG from the coding sequence ATGGGAGAAACAGAAAAGTATCGAAATGTTATCAATCGGGCAATAGCATCATACCAGCGGTTTCTGGAGAGAGTGGAATCCGGACTCCGTCCGAAGACGGTCATACCGGTTGATCGATCGAGACCGTTGCCCTTGTTAAATGAATATGCTGCTGAATATGAAGGATATGATAATGCTCTCGGCCTGGATGCGACGTTAAAGGAACAGTTTGAACGGGCATTTGGGGCTGATTTCTCGAAGGTGAAGATCCACACGGGCCATTATGCCAATGAATTGACCAGAAATGCGAGGGCAGAGGCGGTAACCATAGGCAACGATATCTATTTTGCCGGAGGGTTGTATGCGCCGGATACGGAACAGGGGATAGCCTTATTAGGGCATGAGCTACAGCACGTGTTGCAGAACCAGAAGAAAGATCGAATGGTCTATCTGGAGGATGTGGCCCTGGCCGAGTATGAGGCGGAGGTAGTAGAGGAACTGCTGGGGAACCTGAGGATGCATAATATCTCGGCAGCGTTGCTGCATGATGAGGCTGATCCGCGAGTTGGAGGTGCTGAAGAGGGGCAGGCAGCGGCGGAGGCTGCAGAAACGAGCGGTGTGAGCAGTGAGGCCGGGAAGGGAGATGTGAGCTTCAGTGATTTTCGTGGGCGGAATGAACGGGCAATGCTGAAGTATCACATGAGTACAGGGGAGACGCTGGAGTTGAGCCTGGAAGAGTATGAACAGGGAAAAGACCTGATTATGGCAGGACTGGAAGAAGAGCTGCGTGAGAAGAAGATGGTACTGCCGAGAAAGGCTTATGAAGAGAAGGTGTTGAGATTTCTGGAATATATGAAAGAAGGATGA
- a CDS encoding pentapeptide repeat-containing protein: MPVYSAHAGPLFTEHLASGKPLDDVQLNGMDLTGWNFAGRAFTGLSVRRSILDRADFGGARIHESVVEESNLKDVRFDGALLEETSFSSCVLMRSSFRGSRMEGGSFRGSYMQRLLFSSAVFSGTLFMNVEAALSEVRESVFYDCHFRFDDTGGITGFQESSFHNCLFIGCTMEGFALTGVDLTGTVFIDSRFRIPDWEDTEIGEASFIGCSGLPLWLRRGECSMKELTAREEAAVFIASTGGAA, encoded by the coding sequence ATGCCTGTCTATTCAGCCCATGCCGGGCCCCTTTTTACCGAACATCTTGCCTCGGGAAAACCTCTGGATGATGTTCAGCTGAACGGTATGGATCTCACCGGCTGGAATTTTGCCGGACGAGCGTTCACCGGACTTTCGGTGCGCAGGAGTATTCTTGACCGGGCGGATTTCGGCGGTGCAAGGATACACGAGAGTGTTGTTGAAGAATCGAATCTGAAGGATGTGCGTTTTGACGGAGCCCTGCTCGAGGAGACGAGCTTTAGCTCATGCGTACTCATGAGGAGCAGTTTCAGGGGAAGTCGAATGGAAGGCGGTAGTTTCAGGGGATCGTATATGCAGCGACTGTTGTTTTCCTCGGCGGTTTTCTCGGGCACACTTTTCATGAATGTCGAGGCCGCCTTGAGCGAGGTTCGGGAGTCGGTGTTTTACGATTGCCATTTCCGTTTCGACGATACCGGCGGCATCACCGGCTTTCAGGAATCGAGCTTTCACAACTGTCTTTTTATCGGCTGCACCATGGAAGGTTTTGCCCTCACGGGGGTTGATTTGACGGGAACGGTCTTTATCGACAGCCGATTCCGGATCCCCGACTGGGAAGATACGGAGATAGGTGAGGCTTCCTTCATCGGCTGCAGCGGGCTTCCCCTCTGGCTGAGGCGGGGGGAGTGCAGCATGAAGGAGCTGACGGCACGGGAAGAGGCTGCGGTTTTTATTGCATCGACGGGAGGAGCAGCATGA